One window from the genome of Streptococcus parasanguinis encodes:
- a CDS encoding competence protein CoiA family protein: MFIAMDNNQKRWNCMEEIPAVTEGPFYCLACHSPVRLKNGSVLRAHFAHVELQHCPYHHEAESFEHLELKASLYNWASRESKTEVESYLADFQQIADLLVVDKNLALEVQCSSLSLERLKERSDAYRSHGYQVYWLLGKNLWLKKRLTKLQAGFLYFSQNRGFHLWELDLTKKELRLQYLIHEDLRGRLHYQTEIFPFGQKSLLEVLRTPYLSQSMQQMAVELDRTFLTYIQQQLFYRHPKWLKLQEELYLQGHHLMELGLDFFYPLCRPILSQNLLQIEEDVEDYYQQFMTYYQSQGIQPVQILYPPRFYAQQKS, encoded by the coding sequence ATGTTTATTGCCATGGATAACAATCAAAAGCGGTGGAACTGTATGGAAGAGATCCCAGCTGTGACAGAAGGTCCCTTCTATTGCTTGGCTTGTCATAGTCCAGTGCGTCTAAAAAATGGCTCGGTTCTAAGGGCTCATTTTGCTCATGTAGAATTACAGCATTGTCCCTATCATCACGAAGCGGAGAGTTTTGAACATCTGGAATTGAAAGCAAGTCTTTATAACTGGGCCTCTAGGGAGTCTAAAACAGAGGTAGAAAGTTATTTAGCAGACTTTCAACAAATTGCCGATCTTTTGGTAGTAGACAAGAACTTAGCTTTGGAAGTGCAGTGCAGCTCCCTATCTTTAGAACGCTTGAAGGAGAGAAGTGATGCTTATCGATCCCATGGTTACCAGGTCTATTGGTTACTTGGTAAAAATTTGTGGCTCAAGAAAAGACTAACAAAGCTGCAGGCTGGCTTTCTTTATTTTAGTCAGAATCGCGGGTTCCATCTTTGGGAATTGGATCTGACAAAGAAAGAGCTACGTTTGCAATACCTCATTCATGAGGATTTACGAGGACGATTGCATTATCAAACAGAAATTTTCCCTTTTGGTCAAAAGTCTTTACTGGAAGTCTTACGAACCCCTTATCTTTCGCAATCCATGCAGCAAATGGCAGTCGAGCTCGATCGTACATTTTTAACGTATATCCAGCAGCAACTCTTTTATCGTCACCCAAAGTGGCTGAAACTTCAGGAAGAACTCTATTTGCAGGGACACCATCTGATGGAACTGGGGCTAGATTTCTTTTATCCTCTTTGTCGTCCGATCCTTTCACAGAACTTACTTCAAATTGAAGAGGATGTAGAAGATTACTACCAGCAGTTTATGACCTATTATCAGTCGCAAGGGATCCAACCTGTTCAGATCCTTTATCCCCCACGTTTTTATGCTCAGCAGAAAAGCTAA
- the pepF gene encoding oligoendopeptidase F: MVKQRNEIDEKYQWDLSTIFATDQAWEEEAASLAADIKAASHYAGHLLDSAQTLLDTTNAYLELSRRLEKVYVYAHMKNDQDTRVAKYQEYQSKGMSLYSLLGETFAFYEPEFMAITDEQYKAFVSEVPALEQYGHYFDRLLEKKEHVLSQKEEELLAGAGEIFAAGGETFEILDNADIVFPTVHDDKGEEVQLTHGNYISLVESKDRAVRKEAYEGLYKVYEQYQHTYAKTLQTNVKVHNFNAKVRKFSSAREAALSENFVPESVYDSLVAAVNKHLPLLQRYVQLRSKILGISDLKMYDMYTPLSDTDYKFTYEESLAKAEEVLAVLGEDYLSRVKRAFSERWIDVHVNQGKRSGAYSGGSYDTNAFMLLNWQDTLDNLFTLVHETGHSMHSSYTRETQPYVYGDYSIFLAEIASTTNENILTERLLEEVEDDATRFAILNHFLDGFRGTVFRQTQFAEFEHAIHKADQEGTVLTSEFLNNLYAELNEKYYGLSKEDNPEIQYEWARIPHFYYNYYVFQYSTGFAAASALAEKIVHGTQEDRGKYIDYLKAGNSDYPLNVIRKAGVDMEKEDYLDAAFAVFERRLNEFEALVEKLGLA, from the coding sequence ATGGTAAAACAACGTAATGAAATTGATGAAAAATACCAATGGGATTTGTCGACAATTTTTGCGACAGATCAAGCTTGGGAAGAAGAAGCAGCAAGCTTAGCTGCAGATATTAAAGCAGCAAGCCACTATGCTGGCCATTTGTTGGATTCAGCGCAAACACTGTTGGATACAACCAATGCATATTTGGAATTGAGCCGTCGCTTAGAAAAGGTCTACGTCTATGCTCATATGAAAAATGACCAAGATACACGAGTGGCTAAATACCAAGAGTACCAATCAAAAGGGATGTCTCTTTATAGCTTGTTAGGTGAAACCTTTGCCTTCTATGAGCCTGAATTCATGGCCATTACGGATGAGCAATACAAAGCCTTTGTGAGTGAGGTTCCAGCCTTAGAACAATATGGTCATTATTTTGATCGTTTGCTAGAGAAAAAAGAACATGTCTTGTCTCAAAAAGAAGAGGAATTACTTGCAGGAGCTGGTGAGATCTTTGCGGCAGGTGGTGAAACTTTTGAAATCTTGGACAATGCAGATATTGTTTTCCCAACTGTACATGATGACAAGGGCGAAGAAGTTCAATTAACCCATGGAAACTATATTTCTTTGGTAGAATCAAAAGATCGTGCCGTTCGTAAAGAAGCTTACGAAGGTCTCTACAAGGTCTATGAACAGTACCAACATACCTATGCTAAAACCTTGCAAACCAATGTGAAAGTTCACAACTTTAATGCCAAAGTTCGCAAATTCTCATCTGCCCGTGAAGCGGCTCTTTCTGAAAACTTTGTACCAGAAAGTGTTTATGATAGCTTGGTAGCAGCTGTGAACAAACATTTGCCACTCTTGCAACGCTATGTGCAATTGCGTTCAAAAATTCTTGGAATCTCAGACTTGAAGATGTACGATATGTATACGCCATTATCCGATACAGACTACAAGTTTACCTATGAAGAATCATTGGCCAAAGCAGAAGAAGTCTTGGCTGTTTTGGGTGAGGACTACCTTTCTCGTGTAAAACGAGCCTTCAGCGAACGGTGGATTGATGTGCATGTCAACCAAGGAAAACGCTCAGGTGCTTATTCAGGTGGTTCTTATGATACCAATGCCTTCATGTTGTTGAACTGGCAAGATACATTGGATAATCTCTTCACCTTGGTGCATGAAACTGGTCACAGTATGCATTCTAGCTATACCCGTGAAACCCAGCCTTACGTCTATGGGGACTATTCCATCTTCCTTGCTGAAATCGCCTCTACAACCAATGAAAATATCCTGACTGAACGTCTGTTAGAAGAAGTAGAAGACGATGCAACTCGCTTTGCTATTTTGAATCACTTCTTGGATGGCTTCCGTGGAACTGTCTTCCGTCAAACGCAGTTTGCTGAATTTGAGCATGCTATCCATAAAGCAGACCAAGAAGGTACCGTTTTGACTAGTGAATTCTTAAACAACCTCTATGCAGAGCTCAATGAAAAATACTATGGCCTTTCAAAAGAAGACAACCCTGAGATCCAATATGAATGGGCTCGGATTCCTCACTTCTACTATAACTACTATGTCTTCCAATATTCAACAGGTTTTGCAGCAGCTTCAGCCTTAGCTGAAAAGATTGTTCATGGAACACAAGAAGATCGTGGTAAATATATCGACTACTTGAAGGCTGGAAATTCTGACTATCCACTCAATGTCATCCGCAAAGCAGGTGTGGATATGGAAAAAGAAGACTACTTGGACGCAGCCTTTGCGGTCTTTGAACGTCGGTTGAATGAATTTGAAGCCCTAGTAGAAAAATTAGGACTCGCATAA
- a CDS encoding O-methyltransferase: MVESYSKNANHNMRRPVVKDEIVDFMRTRQKPVAGALEELEAFARKENIPIIPHETVAYFRLLLQALQPKKILEIGTAIGFSALLMAENAPDAQITTIDRNEEMIGFAKENLAKYDQRKQITLLEGDAVDVLQDLTETYDFVFMDSAKSKYIVFLPRILELLEVGGVVVLDDIFQGGDVAKDIMEVRRGQRTIYRGLQNLFHATLNHPDLTASLVPLGDGILMIRKNAETVTLPDPSSF, encoded by the coding sequence ATGGTAGAGTCTTATAGTAAAAATGCCAACCACAATATGCGCCGGCCAGTGGTTAAAGACGAGATCGTTGACTTTATGCGCACGCGTCAAAAACCGGTAGCAGGTGCCTTGGAGGAGTTAGAAGCATTCGCCCGCAAGGAAAATATTCCGATTATTCCGCATGAAACGGTAGCTTACTTTAGACTACTCCTGCAAGCCCTACAACCAAAGAAAATCCTGGAAATTGGGACAGCAATTGGATTTTCAGCGCTCTTAATGGCCGAAAATGCTCCCGATGCACAAATTACCACTATTGATCGGAATGAAGAGATGATTGGCTTTGCTAAGGAAAATCTGGCTAAATACGATCAGAGAAAACAAATCACCTTGCTTGAAGGAGATGCAGTAGATGTTTTGCAGGATTTGACAGAGACCTATGACTTTGTCTTCATGGACTCTGCTAAGTCTAAGTACATCGTCTTTTTGCCACGAATTCTCGAACTCTTAGAGGTTGGGGGAGTCGTGGTATTGGATGATATTTTCCAAGGAGGAGATGTTGCCAAGGACATCATGGAAGTGCGTCGTGGGCAACGAACCATTTACCGGGGGCTTCAGAACCTCTTTCATGCGACTCTCAATCATCCAGATTTGACCGCTAGTTTGGTGCCACTTGGAGATGGTATTTTGATGATTCGGAAAAATGCAGAGACGGTAACCTTGCCAGATCCTAGCTCTTTTTAG
- the nrdF gene encoding class 1b ribonucleoside-diphosphate reductase subunit beta — METYYKAINWNAIEDVIDKSTWEKLTEQFWLDTRIPLSNDLDDWRKLSNKEKDLVGKVFGGLTLLDTMQSETGVQALRADIRTPHEEAVFNNIQFMESVHAKSYSSIFSTLNTKSEIEEIFEWTNTNPFLQKKAEIINEIYLNGTPLEKKVASVFLETFLFYSGFFTPLYYLGNNKLANVAEIIKLIIRDESVHGTYIGYKFQLGFNELPEDEQEKLKEWMYDLLYTLYENEEGYTESLYDGVGWTEEVKTFLRYNANKALMNLGQDPLFPDSADDVNPIVMNGISTGTSNHDFFSQVGNGYLLGEVEAMQDDDYNYGL, encoded by the coding sequence ATGGAAACATACTACAAAGCCATTAACTGGAATGCGATCGAAGATGTCATCGATAAATCGACCTGGGAAAAACTGACAGAGCAATTCTGGTTGGATACACGTATCCCTTTGTCAAACGACTTGGATGACTGGAGAAAGTTATCTAATAAAGAAAAAGACCTAGTTGGTAAAGTCTTTGGGGGATTGACCCTTCTAGATACCATGCAATCTGAAACAGGTGTTCAGGCTCTTCGTGCGGATATTCGTACTCCCCATGAAGAAGCTGTCTTTAACAACATCCAATTTATGGAATCTGTCCATGCTAAGTCATACTCTTCTATCTTTTCTACTTTGAATACCAAGTCAGAAATCGAAGAGATTTTCGAATGGACCAACACCAATCCTTTCCTTCAAAAGAAGGCAGAAATCATCAACGAAATCTATCTCAATGGGACCCCTCTTGAAAAGAAAGTCGCCAGCGTTTTCCTTGAAACCTTCCTCTTCTACTCTGGTTTCTTCACACCTCTCTACTATCTTGGAAACAACAAATTAGCCAACGTAGCTGAGATCATCAAGTTGATCATTCGGGACGAATCAGTTCACGGAACCTATATCGGCTACAAGTTCCAACTTGGATTTAACGAATTACCAGAAGACGAACAAGAGAAACTCAAAGAATGGATGTATGATCTTCTCTACACCCTCTATGAGAATGAAGAAGGCTACACAGAGAGCCTCTATGATGGTGTTGGCTGGACTGAGGAAGTCAAGACCTTCCTTCGCTACAACGCTAATAAAGCCCTCATGAACTTGGGACAAGATCCGCTCTTCCCAGACTCAGCAGATGACGTTAACCCAATCGTCATGAACGGAATCTCAACCGGTACTTCTAATCACGACTTCTTCTCTCAAGTCGGAAATGGTTACCTTCTCGGTGAAGTAGAAGCCATGCAGGATGACGATTACAACTACGGCCTATAA
- the alaS gene encoding alanine--tRNA ligase has product MKQLSSAQVRQMWLDFWASKGHSVEPSVSLVPVNDPTLLWINSGVATLKKYFDGTIKPENPRITNAQKAIRTNDIENVGKTARHHTMFEMLGNFSIGDYFRDEAITWAYELLTSPEWFDFPKDKLYMTYYPDDKDSYNRWIAVGVDPSHLIPIEDNFWEIGAGPSGPDTEIFFDRGEAFDPENIGLRLLAEDIENDRYIEIWNIVLSQFNADPSVPRSEYKELPHKNIDTGAGLERLVAVIQGAKTNFETDLFMPIIREVEKLSGKVYDQDGDNMSFKVIADHIRSLSFAIGDGALPGNEGRGYVLRRLLRRASMHGQKLGINEPFLYKLVPTVGKIMESYYPEVLEKRDFIEKIVKSEEESFARTLHSGQHFAQTIVEDLKAKGQTVIAGQDVFKLYDTYGFPVELTEEIAEEAGMTVDREGFEAAMKEQQERARASAVKGGSMGMQNETLQNITVESSFNYNASQLPSKLVAIVADNAEVEAVSEGTASLIFAETPFYAEMGGQVADHGQILDAAGNVVATVTDVQKAPNGQPLHTVEVLAPLALNQEYTLAIDTNRRHRVMKNHTATHLLHAALHNILGNHATQAGSLNEVEFLRFDFTHFQAVTPEELRAIEQQVNEKIWEAIAVETIETDIDTAKEMGAMALFGEKYGKEVRVVTIGDYSVELCGGTHVGNTSEIGLFKIVKEEGIGSGTRRILAVTGKEAFEAYREQEDALKAVAATLKAPQLKEVPHKVEGLQEQLRQLQKENAELKEKAAAAAAGDVFKNVQEANGHRYIASQVSVSDAGALRTFADNWKQKDYSDVLVLVAAIGDKVNVLVASKTKDVHAGNVIKELAPIVDGRGGGKPDMAMAGGSNQAKIQELLDAVAGKL; this is encoded by the coding sequence ATGAAACAATTATCTAGTGCACAAGTCCGCCAAATGTGGCTTGATTTCTGGGCAAGCAAAGGCCACTCTGTAGAACCATCTGTTAGCTTGGTTCCAGTAAACGATCCAACCCTTTTGTGGATCAACTCAGGGGTTGCCACTCTTAAAAAATACTTCGATGGAACTATCAAACCTGAAAATCCACGGATTACCAATGCTCAAAAAGCCATCCGTACCAACGATATCGAAAACGTAGGGAAAACTGCCCGTCACCATACCATGTTTGAAATGTTGGGGAACTTCTCTATCGGAGATTACTTCCGAGATGAAGCCATTACCTGGGCTTATGAGCTTTTGACAAGCCCTGAATGGTTTGACTTCCCTAAAGACAAACTTTACATGACTTATTACCCTGACGACAAGGATTCATACAACCGTTGGATCGCTGTTGGGGTAGATCCAAGTCACTTGATCCCAATCGAAGACAACTTCTGGGAAATCGGTGCGGGGCCTTCTGGACCAGATACAGAAATCTTCTTTGACCGTGGAGAAGCCTTTGACCCTGAAAACATCGGTCTTCGTCTGCTTGCAGAAGATATCGAAAACGATCGTTATATCGAAATCTGGAACATCGTCTTGTCACAATTTAACGCTGACCCATCTGTACCTCGTAGTGAATACAAGGAATTGCCACACAAGAACATTGATACGGGCGCTGGTTTAGAGCGTTTGGTAGCCGTTATCCAAGGGGCTAAGACAAACTTTGAAACAGACCTCTTCATGCCAATCATTCGTGAAGTTGAGAAGTTGTCTGGTAAGGTCTATGACCAAGATGGCGACAACATGAGCTTCAAGGTCATTGCAGACCACATCCGTTCGCTTTCATTTGCGATTGGGGATGGTGCTCTTCCTGGAAATGAAGGTCGTGGTTATGTCCTTCGTCGTTTGCTCCGTCGTGCCTCTATGCATGGTCAAAAATTGGGTATCAACGAGCCTTTCCTTTACAAACTCGTTCCAACTGTTGGAAAAATCATGGAAAGCTACTACCCAGAAGTGCTTGAAAAACGTGATTTTATCGAAAAAATCGTGAAGAGCGAAGAAGAGTCATTTGCCCGCACTCTTCACTCAGGTCAACACTTTGCCCAAACCATCGTTGAAGACTTGAAAGCCAAAGGTCAAACAGTGATTGCTGGTCAAGATGTCTTTAAACTTTATGATACATACGGATTCCCAGTAGAATTGACAGAAGAAATCGCTGAAGAAGCTGGAATGACTGTCGATCGTGAAGGCTTCGAAGCAGCCATGAAGGAACAACAAGAACGTGCGCGTGCATCTGCTGTCAAAGGTGGATCTATGGGGATGCAAAATGAAACCCTTCAAAACATTACAGTTGAAAGTAGCTTCAACTACAATGCTAGCCAATTGCCTTCTAAGTTGGTGGCTATCGTAGCGGACAATGCAGAAGTAGAGGCTGTTTCAGAAGGAACTGCATCACTGATCTTTGCAGAAACTCCATTCTACGCTGAAATGGGTGGACAAGTTGCGGACCATGGTCAAATCTTGGATGCTGCAGGAAACGTCGTAGCGACGGTGACAGATGTTCAAAAAGCACCAAATGGACAACCACTTCATACTGTTGAAGTTCTTGCTCCTCTTGCCTTGAACCAAGAATACACCTTGGCGATCGATACCAATCGTCGTCATCGTGTCATGAAGAACCACACTGCAACTCACTTGCTCCATGCCGCTCTTCACAATATCCTTGGTAACCACGCAACCCAAGCAGGATCTCTCAACGAAGTAGAATTCCTTCGCTTTGACTTTACCCACTTCCAAGCCGTAACTCCTGAAGAATTGCGCGCTATTGAACAACAAGTCAATGAAAAGATTTGGGAAGCGATCGCAGTCGAAACGATTGAAACAGATATCGATACTGCTAAAGAAATGGGAGCCATGGCCCTCTTTGGTGAAAAATACGGTAAAGAAGTCCGTGTTGTAACGATCGGTGATTACTCTGTTGAGCTCTGTGGTGGTACTCACGTAGGCAACACTTCTGAAATTGGTCTCTTCAAGATTGTCAAAGAAGAAGGGATCGGATCAGGAACTCGTCGTATCTTGGCAGTGACCGGTAAGGAAGCCTTTGAAGCTTATCGTGAACAAGAAGATGCACTGAAAGCAGTCGCAGCAACCTTGAAAGCACCTCAACTCAAAGAAGTCCCTCACAAGGTTGAAGGTCTTCAGGAACAACTCCGTCAATTGCAAAAAGAAAATGCAGAATTGAAGGAAAAAGCAGCAGCAGCGGCAGCAGGCGATGTCTTCAAGAATGTTCAAGAAGCAAACGGACACCGTTATATTGCCAGCCAAGTTTCTGTATCAGATGCAGGTGCCCTTCGTACCTTTGCAGATAACTGGAAACAAAAAGACTACTCTGATGTGCTTGTTCTTGTCGCAGCCATCGGTGACAAGGTCAACGTCCTTGTTGCTAGCAAGACAAAAGATGTGCATGCAGGTAATGTGATCAAAGAATTGGCTCCAATCGTCGATGGACGTGGTGGTGGTAAACCAGACATGGCCATGGCAGGAGGAAGCAACCAAGCGAAGATCCAAGAATTGTTGGATGCCGTAGCAGGTAAATTGTAA
- a CDS encoding MFS transporter, which translates to MKKFRNSYVAYMLLYSFYFMSTSLFTTLISVYLMGKHYSATQVSTLVSVAFFLSMVAQPFFGYINERFGIVKMTTLSLSVIIGGVFGFLWAPNLFWLTVFYGIVLVCLNGTAPMMEVFATQSPYAFGKIRVWGTIGYSVGVQIAGWVYHQFSPQAVYYTVLITIVLSLFCLSAVRMKKKETVVEKEKHPVSIRPLLHNGPYLFFIVLIGLASGVGNIGHTYIPELLMDSGLPVHIASTVVAVSVVVEAPLIFFSDRFMDHWPLRVLIALPIGIIFAQYAVYALPSPVFLKVIMTLLAKHTTGMVLIMVSLRFIAQQVNGKDLVLAMAIVQGARYLGTILLQLLAALCIERGGYQVMSFFLAGVVGIVFLLSFALKMPQGKAHGLFGGKVD; encoded by the coding sequence ATGAAAAAATTCCGAAATTCTTATGTGGCTTATATGCTACTCTATAGTTTTTATTTTATGTCCACATCTCTCTTTACGACCCTCATTTCCGTCTATTTGATGGGAAAGCACTATAGTGCAACTCAAGTGTCGACTTTGGTATCGGTTGCCTTTTTCTTATCCATGGTAGCCCAACCCTTCTTTGGGTATATCAATGAGCGATTTGGAATCGTAAAAATGACGACCCTCAGTCTGAGTGTGATCATTGGTGGTGTCTTCGGTTTTCTTTGGGCCCCCAATCTCTTTTGGCTGACTGTTTTTTATGGGATTGTTCTAGTCTGTTTGAATGGGACAGCTCCCATGATGGAAGTTTTTGCAACACAAAGTCCATACGCTTTTGGGAAGATTCGCGTTTGGGGAACCATTGGCTACTCGGTCGGTGTCCAAATAGCTGGCTGGGTCTATCATCAGTTTAGTCCCCAAGCAGTCTATTATACGGTTTTGATCACCATTGTATTGAGTCTCTTCTGCCTAAGTGCGGTTCGAATGAAGAAAAAAGAGACAGTCGTAGAAAAGGAAAAACACCCTGTCTCTATTCGTCCTCTTCTTCACAATGGACCTTATCTCTTCTTTATTGTGTTGATTGGGTTGGCTTCAGGGGTTGGAAATATTGGTCATACCTATATTCCTGAGTTGCTCATGGATAGTGGTCTACCAGTCCATATTGCCTCTACGGTTGTAGCTGTCTCCGTCGTAGTGGAAGCTCCCTTGATCTTTTTCTCTGATCGATTCATGGACCACTGGCCTTTACGGGTTTTGATTGCTCTTCCAATCGGAATTATTTTCGCTCAATATGCTGTCTATGCTCTTCCAAGTCCTGTCTTCTTAAAAGTGATAATGACTCTCTTAGCTAAGCACACGACAGGGATGGTTTTGATTATGGTCTCCTTACGGTTTATCGCCCAACAGGTAAATGGCAAAGACTTGGTTCTTGCCATGGCCATTGTCCAAGGAGCTCGTTATTTAGGAACCATTCTTTTACAACTCCTCGCAGCCCTCTGTATTGAAAGAGGTGGTTACCAAGTCATGAGCTTCTTTTTAGCAGGGGTTGTAGGGATCGTCTTTTTGCTGAGCTTTGCCTTAAAAATGCCCCAAGGGAAGGCTCACGGCCTTTTTGGTGGCAAAGTAGACTAA
- a CDS encoding LURP-one-related/scramblase family protein gives MRTYQVKQKFRLGGERFDIKDELGNVEYQVEGSFLKIPKTFTIYDKNGQEVSHITKKTISFLPKFVVELKDGDRFFIHKKLTLFRDKYDIEDLGLRVQGNIWDLEFKLFDDRDQIVAEISKELFHLTSTYQVSVYEDEYADLVISLCVAIDYVEMLEASAN, from the coding sequence ATGCGAACCTATCAAGTGAAACAAAAATTTCGATTGGGTGGCGAGCGGTTCGATATCAAAGATGAGTTGGGAAATGTTGAGTACCAGGTTGAGGGATCTTTTCTTAAGATTCCCAAGACTTTTACCATCTATGATAAGAATGGACAAGAAGTGAGCCACATTACTAAAAAAACAATCAGCTTTCTTCCCAAATTTGTGGTTGAGTTGAAGGATGGGGACCGCTTTTTTATCCATAAAAAACTGACGCTCTTTAGAGACAAATACGATATCGAAGATTTGGGACTGAGGGTACAAGGAAATATCTGGGACCTAGAATTCAAATTGTTTGATGATCGGGATCAAATCGTCGCTGAGATTAGCAAGGAACTCTTTCATCTAACCTCTACTTATCAAGTATCGGTGTATGAGGATGAATACGCTGATTTAGTCATCTCACTGTGTGTCGCCATCGATTATGTCGAAATGTTAGAAGCTAGCGCAAATTAA
- the prsA gene encoding peptidylprolyl isomerase PrsA: protein MKKKLVAGAVTLLSVVTLAACANGTNKDIVTMKGDTITVSDFYNEIKTNQGAQQVLFQMTINKVFEKEYGSKVSDKEVDKELAKQKKQLGNRFDAYLAQQGLTEETAKKQIRSNMLLEYAVNQAAKKDIKESDYKAAFESYTPEVTAQIIKLDSEDKAKEVLEAAKAEGADFAQIAKDNSTDTTTKDKGGEVKFDSGTADIPSQVKEAAFKLDENGISDVITVSAGQNYSASYYIVKLNKKTEKGSDWKKYEKRLKEIIVDGRKQDTNYIRSIIAKAMTNANIKVKDDAFKSTFNQYLQNIGVQTSDSSSSSKK, encoded by the coding sequence ATGAAGAAAAAACTTGTAGCGGGTGCTGTGACCTTGCTATCAGTCGTAACACTAGCAGCGTGTGCCAATGGCACAAACAAAGATATCGTGACCATGAAAGGGGACACGATCACAGTTTCTGATTTCTATAATGAAATCAAAACCAACCAAGGTGCTCAACAAGTTCTTTTCCAAATGACCATCAATAAAGTCTTTGAAAAAGAATATGGATCAAAAGTTTCCGATAAAGAAGTCGATAAAGAATTGGCTAAACAAAAGAAACAATTGGGGAACCGATTCGATGCTTACTTGGCGCAACAAGGCTTGACGGAAGAAACAGCGAAGAAACAAATCCGTAGCAATATGTTGTTAGAATATGCAGTCAACCAAGCTGCTAAGAAAGATATCAAAGAGTCTGACTACAAGGCGGCTTTTGAATCTTACACACCAGAAGTAACAGCACAAATTATCAAGTTAGATTCAGAAGACAAAGCAAAAGAAGTGTTGGAAGCAGCTAAAGCGGAAGGTGCAGACTTTGCCCAAATCGCCAAAGACAATTCAACAGATACTACTACAAAAGACAAAGGTGGCGAAGTTAAGTTCGATTCAGGAACAGCAGATATTCCATCTCAAGTCAAAGAAGCTGCCTTTAAGTTGGATGAAAATGGGATTTCAGATGTGATCACAGTTTCAGCAGGTCAAAACTATTCTGCTAGCTACTATATTGTCAAATTGAATAAGAAGACAGAAAAAGGTTCTGACTGGAAGAAATACGAAAAACGTTTGAAAGAGATCATTGTTGACGGTCGTAAGCAAGATACCAACTACATCCGTAGCATTATTGCAAAAGCGATGACCAATGCCAATATCAAGGTCAAAGATGATGCCTTCAAATCAACATTTAACCAATATTTGCAAAATATCGGTGTTCAAACGAGCGATAGCAGCTCATCATCTAAAAAATAG